From Streptomyces griseorubiginosus, one genomic window encodes:
- a CDS encoding exodeoxyribonuclease III: MLTVTSANVNGLRAAAKKGFVEWLADTSADVLCLQEVRAEPQQLPDGVRSPEGWHVVHVPAAAKGRAGVSLYTRREPDRVRIGFGSAEFDTSGRYVEADLPGVTVASLYLPSGEVGTERQDEKVRFMDEFLAYLKDLRVRAAADGREVVVCGDWNIAHQRADLRNWRANQKSSGFLPEERAWLSRVLDPEDGGYVDVVRSLHPDVEGPYSWWSYRGRAFDNDSGWRIDLHVSTPGLAAKAVKGYVERAATHAERWSDHAPVTAVYDL, from the coding sequence CTCGCGGACACCTCCGCCGATGTGCTGTGCCTCCAGGAGGTGCGCGCGGAGCCGCAGCAGCTGCCCGACGGGGTCCGGTCGCCCGAGGGCTGGCACGTGGTGCACGTGCCGGCCGCCGCCAAGGGGCGGGCCGGGGTCTCCCTCTACACCCGCCGTGAGCCGGACCGGGTCCGGATCGGCTTCGGGTCGGCCGAGTTCGACACCAGCGGGCGGTACGTCGAGGCCGACCTGCCGGGTGTGACGGTCGCCTCCCTCTACCTGCCCTCCGGGGAGGTCGGCACCGAGCGGCAGGACGAGAAGGTCCGCTTCATGGACGAGTTCCTCGCCTACCTGAAGGACCTGCGCGTCCGCGCCGCCGCCGACGGCCGCGAGGTCGTCGTCTGCGGCGACTGGAACATCGCCCACCAGCGGGCCGACCTCAGGAACTGGCGCGCCAACCAGAAGAGTTCGGGCTTCCTGCCGGAGGAGCGCGCCTGGCTGAGCCGGGTACTCGACCCCGAGGACGGCGGTTACGTCGACGTCGTACGGTCGCTGCATCCGGACGTGGAGGGGCCGTACTCGTGGTGGTCGTACCGGGGGCGGGCCTTCGACAACGACAGTGGTTGGCGCATCGACCTCCATGTCTCCACGCCGGGGCTCGCCGCCAAGGCGGTCAAGGGGTACGTCGAGCGCGCCGCCACGCACGCCGAGCGCTGGTCGGACCACGCGCCGGTGACGGCGGTCTACGACCTCTAG
- a CDS encoding MerR family transcriptional regulator produces the protein MEELARLAGITVRTLRFYRERKLIPPPRREGRIAWYDDHHLARLRTIAALLERGHTLTGIAELAEALDHGKDVADVLGVTPTEEEPVRLTPEELAARFEGEVTAENLAAALDLGYLGTDGDEIVHISRRLLDVSSALVREGIPLAEVLTAGKQVREHVDALAEMFADLVLRHTTEDDLHRLRPLARSVVEAELSLALDRRLRKRD, from the coding sequence ATGGAGGAGCTGGCCCGCCTGGCCGGCATCACCGTGCGCACCCTGCGCTTCTACCGCGAACGCAAGCTGATCCCGCCACCCCGCCGCGAGGGCCGTATCGCCTGGTACGACGACCACCACCTGGCCCGCCTGCGCACGATCGCGGCGCTCCTGGAACGGGGGCACACCCTCACCGGCATCGCGGAACTCGCGGAAGCCCTCGACCACGGCAAGGACGTCGCCGACGTCCTCGGAGTGACCCCGACCGAGGAGGAACCGGTCCGCCTCACCCCCGAGGAACTCGCGGCCCGCTTCGAGGGCGAGGTCACCGCGGAGAACCTCGCGGCCGCCCTCGACCTCGGCTACCTCGGCACCGACGGCGACGAGATCGTCCACATCAGCCGCCGCCTCCTGGACGTCTCCTCCGCCCTGGTCCGCGAGGGCATCCCCCTCGCGGAGGTCCTGACCGCAGGCAAGCAGGTCCGCGAACACGTCGACGCCCTGGCGGAGATGTTCGCCGACCTGGTCCTCCGCCACACCACCGAGGACGACCTCCACCGCCTGCGCCCCCTGGCACGCAGCGTGGTGGAGGCGGAACTGTCACTGGCGCTGGACCGGCGGCTGCGGAAGCGGGACTAG